A genomic region of Deinococcus betulae contains the following coding sequences:
- a CDS encoding SCO family protein, with protein sequence MTLTNSTNTLRSRPWQRSVTLALLAVAALLSATLLFNRLRNPQGLLGTAYPSGTAAPPLEGTGDDAQPLALADFKGKTVAVFFGFLNCPNICPTTLAALERVRQTLPENQRQELVSLLVTVDPKRDTPAELRTYVRSFSANARGLVIPAAQLRQAAAAWGVGFEYSNVTAPDRYDVNHTTGIYLVDREGQRRVVWDYTQLNLTDRITSDVQTVLR encoded by the coding sequence ATGACCCTGACCAATTCCACGAATACCCTCCGCTCTCGCCCCTGGCAGCGCTCTGTGACGCTGGCCCTCCTGGCGGTCGCGGCGCTGCTGTCGGCTACTCTGCTCTTCAACCGTCTGCGTAATCCACAGGGCCTGCTGGGCACAGCCTATCCATCAGGGACCGCTGCACCTCCGCTAGAGGGCACTGGAGATGATGCCCAGCCGCTGGCCTTAGCTGATTTCAAGGGGAAGACAGTTGCCGTCTTCTTCGGCTTTCTGAACTGCCCGAACATCTGTCCGACGACTCTGGCGGCACTCGAACGAGTCAGGCAGACCTTGCCTGAGAATCAGCGCCAGGAGCTGGTCAGCCTCCTGGTCACCGTGGACCCGAAACGGGACACGCCGGCCGAGTTGCGTACGTACGTCCGCTCCTTCAGCGCCAACGCGCGCGGTCTGGTGATTCCTGCCGCCCAATTGCGTCAGGCGGCGGCTGCCTGGGGTGTGGGCTTCGAGTACTCGAACGTGACGGCTCCAGACCGGTATGACGTCAACCACACGACGGGGATTTATCTGGTGGACCGGGAAGGGCAGCGCCGGGTGGTCTGGGACTACACGCAGCTGAACCTCACGGACCGAATTACGTCGGACGTGCAGACGGTGCTGCGGTGA
- a CDS encoding DUF3105 domain-containing protein, with product MKRLMLLSLTVFLAACNQTGGDIEGVQSFKFEGGAHKSGRLEYAQRPPAGGEHNAAWQNCGIYDRPLYDEYAVHSMEHGAVWISYQPGLSASQVLQLKDSLAGRTYILLSPHESQKAPIVLSAWNKQLEVQDASDPRIKSFVQTYEQGGEAPEIGASCSGAYDDTV from the coding sequence ATGAAACGATTGATGCTGCTGTCCCTGACTGTATTCCTCGCAGCCTGTAACCAGACGGGTGGTGACATCGAAGGCGTTCAGTCCTTCAAGTTCGAAGGCGGCGCCCACAAGTCCGGTCGCCTGGAGTACGCCCAGCGCCCGCCTGCGGGGGGCGAGCACAATGCCGCCTGGCAGAACTGTGGGATCTACGACCGGCCTCTGTACGACGAGTACGCCGTCCACAGCATGGAACACGGGGCGGTCTGGATCTCGTACCAACCGGGTCTGAGCGCCAGTCAGGTGCTGCAGCTCAAAGACAGCCTGGCTGGGCGTACGTACATTCTGCTCTCGCCCCACGAGTCGCAAAAGGCGCCGATTGTGCTGAGTGCCTGGAATAAGCAGCTGGAGGTGCAGGACGCGTCAGATCCGCGCATCAAGTCATTCGTCCAAACCTACGAGCAGGGCGGTGAAGCCCCGGAGATTGGAGCCTCATGCAGCGGCGCGTACGACGACACGGTCTGA
- a CDS encoding signal peptidase II, with protein MSSVRPVLWAPLALIVLLLVLEGLLKAWAVETLSPGINRPLMPGVLHLGFTYNTGMAWGLLGSFAVPLAILRLLVGLGLIGALLMSRVRPLFTWPVALIAAGSIGNALDGLARGAVVDYLTSPLLDRVSNILSSRPFPIFNLSDVLVCVGVAALLVASWWQERRTQRQTSPTPTTSLQENI; from the coding sequence ATGAGCTCTGTCCGGCCGGTCCTTTGGGCTCCACTGGCCCTGATCGTCCTCCTGCTGGTGCTGGAAGGACTGCTCAAAGCCTGGGCCGTTGAAACCCTCAGTCCGGGGATCAACCGTCCCCTGATGCCTGGCGTCCTGCACCTTGGGTTCACGTATAACACGGGCATGGCGTGGGGCCTGCTAGGCAGCTTCGCTGTACCATTGGCCATCCTGCGGCTGTTGGTCGGTCTGGGCCTGATTGGTGCACTCCTCATGTCTCGCGTGCGGCCCCTCTTCACCTGGCCAGTGGCTCTCATTGCAGCGGGCTCTATAGGCAACGCACTGGACGGCCTGGCGCGCGGCGCGGTGGTGGATTACCTGACCTCACCACTGCTGGACCGAGTATCAAACATACTGAGCAGTCGCCCCTTTCCCATTTTTAACCTGTCTGACGTCCTCGTCTGTGTTGGCGTGGCCGCGCTGCTGGTCGCGTCCTGGTGGCAAGAGCGGCGTACCCAGCGCCAGACCTCACCCACGCCAACCACCTCTCTTCAGGAGAACATATGA
- a CDS encoding cation diffusion facilitator family transporter: MSEHNHAHRAAAGARQLTLALLLTGSFLVVEVVYGLLSGSLALLSDAGHMLTDVMALALSLFALKLGQRAADRRRTFGYRRAEILAATVNAAALFAVGLYILIEAYRRLQEPVDVQTTPMLIVATAGLIINLISARILTQGSQDSLNIKSAYLEVMGDLLGSVAVIVGAILIRFTGQSWIDPVLGALIGLWVLPRTWALLKASVNVLLEGVPEGLDLDTLRADLLALPEVTGVHDLHVWSVTSGQHSLTAHVVSAASMPLVQRQVADIAAKYEIDHVTVQIEPPGEALGAHDHLHS; this comes from the coding sequence ATGAGTGAACACAATCACGCGCATAGGGCGGCCGCCGGCGCCCGTCAACTGACGCTGGCCCTGCTCCTGACCGGGAGCTTCCTGGTCGTTGAGGTGGTGTACGGGCTGCTCTCCGGCAGCCTGGCACTCCTTTCGGATGCGGGCCACATGCTCACGGACGTGATGGCACTGGCCTTATCGCTCTTCGCACTCAAGCTCGGGCAGCGCGCGGCTGACCGACGCCGCACGTTCGGGTACCGCCGCGCCGAGATTCTGGCGGCCACAGTCAATGCAGCCGCACTGTTCGCGGTCGGGTTGTACATTCTGATTGAGGCGTACCGGCGGCTGCAGGAGCCGGTCGACGTTCAAACGACCCCCATGCTGATCGTGGCGACGGCGGGTCTGATCATCAACCTGATCAGTGCCCGCATCCTGACCCAGGGCAGTCAGGACAGCCTGAACATCAAGTCGGCGTATCTGGAAGTGATGGGTGACCTGCTGGGGTCTGTGGCCGTGATTGTGGGGGCCATCCTGATCCGGTTCACGGGTCAGAGCTGGATTGATCCGGTGCTGGGCGCCTTGATTGGGCTGTGGGTGTTGCCGCGCACCTGGGCGCTGCTCAAAGCCAGCGTGAACGTGCTGCTCGAAGGCGTGCCGGAGGGACTAGACCTAGATACCCTGCGCGCCGACCTGTTGGCGCTGCCAGAGGTCACGGGCGTTCATGATCTCCATGTGTGGAGCGTCACGAGTGGCCAGCACAGCCTGACGGCTCACGTTGTCAGTGCCGCGTCCATGCCACTGGTGCAGCGTCAGGTGGCTGACATTGCCGCCAAGTACGAGATCGACCACGTCACTGTCCAGATTGAGCCGCCTGGGGAGGCCTTGGGCGCCCACGATCATCTGCATTCCTGA
- a CDS encoding copper resistance CopC family protein yields the protein MRRHLLGLIALTLGTAQAHAALTRVIPAPGSTGPAPVAVTLQFSEPLSTRFSNFRVMRVPASSTPAQAATSALSLKADASTLATAAVSLPATAALIRLPLKTALPKGVYVVAWKILSDDSHPVTDFRTFTIR from the coding sequence ATGAGGCGCCACCTGCTTGGGCTGATCGCCTTGACGCTGGGCACCGCGCAGGCGCACGCGGCCCTCACCCGGGTGATACCGGCGCCTGGCAGCACGGGGCCGGCGCCTGTAGCCGTGACGCTGCAATTCAGTGAACCGCTGAGCACCCGGTTCTCCAACTTCCGCGTAATGCGCGTCCCTGCGTCAAGCACGCCGGCGCAGGCGGCGACATCAGCTCTGTCGTTGAAAGCCGATGCTTCCACGCTGGCCACAGCAGCGGTGAGCTTGCCAGCCACAGCGGCCCTGATCCGGTTGCCGTTGAAAACGGCGCTGCCCAAGGGCGTGTACGTGGTGGCCTGGAAGATCCTGTCGGATGACAGCCATCCAGTCACGGATTTCCGGACCTTCACCATTCGGTAG
- a CDS encoding glutaredoxin family protein produces the protein MPEITLYTVPNCADCEAVKRLLSRCGAAFRVRDLRQDPSAVAELQQVTDVRVAPVTVIGTQVFFGPIDQQRPGLLAALAGQA, from the coding sequence ATGCCTGAGATCACTCTATATACCGTCCCCAACTGCGCCGACTGTGAAGCGGTCAAACGCCTGCTCAGCCGGTGCGGCGCTGCGTTCCGTGTTCGGGACCTCCGACAAGACCCCAGTGCAGTGGCTGAGCTGCAGCAGGTCACGGATGTTCGGGTCGCGCCTGTCACGGTGATTGGGACCCAAGTGTTCTTCGGTCCAATCGATCAGCAGCGGCCCGGCCTGTTGGCGGCGTTGGCAGGCCAGGCATGA
- a CDS encoding DUF1775 domain-containing protein yields MLRLVLTLLSTTLLSVAGAHATVRTEAGLGESKVGITETYRLNVPTEKEISTTQIRLVVPSGVSLTRFETAPGFTRTVTKNADGLVTEVVWKGRVAPMEYARFFFQARNPAAAGDVVWKIYQTYSDGSVAAWDGSNPEQGPASTVTIK; encoded by the coding sequence ATGTTGCGTCTTGTCCTTACACTGCTGTCTACCACGTTGTTGTCTGTCGCTGGCGCTCACGCCACTGTCCGTACGGAAGCAGGTTTGGGTGAAAGCAAGGTCGGCATCACCGAAACCTACCGGTTGAATGTCCCCACTGAAAAAGAGATCAGCACGACCCAGATTCGGCTGGTGGTGCCGAGTGGGGTCAGTCTGACCCGATTCGAAACGGCGCCCGGATTCACCCGCACCGTCACCAAGAACGCGGATGGCCTCGTCACGGAAGTGGTGTGGAAAGGTCGCGTGGCTCCAATGGAGTACGCCCGCTTTTTCTTTCAGGCCCGAAACCCGGCGGCGGCTGGTGACGTGGTCTGGAAGATCTATCAGACCTACAGTGACGGCTCGGTAGCGGCTTGGGATGGCAGCAATCCTGAGCAGGGGCCGGCGAGCACCGTGACTATCAAATGA
- a CDS encoding heavy metal translocating P-type ATPase, giving the protein MPPSPNRPAPPDPLTYFVDGMDCASCVQKVERMVDTLPGTEGVKTSFTKQTLTLQLDEAQTPRATLEKNLKALGYTPSLVVSRPAKPAPEHAGQDHPHDHSAHDHAGHTHEVAPAGTPWYRTGQGRLVVISGLLLAAAWLLSFVEPRFATAGFVAATLLGVWPLAQKAVASARLGDPFSINMLVSLAAIGAVAIGEAPEGAVVVFFFAVGELLEGVAAGRARAGIQALAALAPKTALLLDGGQTREVPADALQVGQTVQVNPGARVPADGTILTGTSSLDDSPVTGESVPVVKTSGDPVFAGSINTDGTLTLRVDKAASDNTIARIIHMVEEAEGSKAPTARFIDRFSRYYTPGVVLVSALVALVPPLLFSGAWHDWLYKGISLLLIGCPCALVLSVPASITSAISAGTRRGLLIKGGGALETIGTVKTVAFDKTGTLTAGKPQVTDVVGLGRTEHEVLRLAGAVEAGSSHPLAKAITAAASRAGLTLPTATDAQALPGKAVSATVEGRPLSVSSPRHAASLAPLNAELQATITRFEEQGRTAVVLLDGSLPLGVLAIRDEPRPDARAAIAELRRLGVQPVMLTGDNARTGQAIARDLGLDVQAELLPEDKLRLIAGFKAQGGVAMVGDGINDAPALAQSDVGIAMGGGTDVALETADAALLQERVSGVADLVNLSRATMGNIKVNIAFALGLKAIFLVTTLLGYTNLWMAILADTGATALVTANALRLLGWSAPRLTLTPKPTPQHA; this is encoded by the coding sequence ATGCCGCCCTCCCCGAACCGGCCTGCTCCACCGGACCCCCTGACCTACTTCGTAGACGGGATGGACTGCGCCAGTTGTGTCCAAAAGGTCGAGCGCATGGTGGATACCCTCCCAGGGACTGAAGGGGTCAAGACCAGCTTTACCAAGCAGACGCTCACCTTGCAGTTGGACGAGGCCCAGACCCCCCGGGCCACCCTCGAAAAAAACCTCAAGGCTCTGGGCTACACCCCGTCTCTGGTGGTGTCCAGGCCCGCCAAACCTGCGCCTGAGCACGCCGGGCAAGATCACCCTCACGACCACAGCGCCCACGATCATGCCGGGCACACCCACGAGGTGGCCCCAGCCGGTACCCCCTGGTACCGCACCGGGCAGGGTCGCCTCGTGGTGATCTCCGGCCTCCTGCTGGCCGCTGCCTGGCTGCTCAGCTTCGTCGAACCCCGCTTCGCCACCGCCGGCTTCGTGGCCGCCACCCTGCTCGGGGTGTGGCCCCTGGCCCAGAAAGCCGTGGCCAGCGCGCGCCTGGGCGATCCGTTCAGCATCAACATGCTGGTGAGCCTCGCGGCCATTGGCGCCGTGGCCATTGGAGAAGCCCCGGAAGGCGCCGTCGTGGTGTTCTTCTTCGCCGTCGGCGAACTCCTGGAAGGGGTCGCCGCTGGCCGGGCCCGCGCGGGGATTCAGGCCCTCGCTGCCCTGGCGCCCAAGACGGCGCTCCTGCTGGACGGGGGCCAGACCCGCGAGGTGCCTGCGGACGCCCTGCAGGTCGGCCAGACGGTGCAGGTCAATCCAGGCGCGCGTGTCCCTGCCGACGGCACCATTCTGACGGGCACCTCCAGTCTCGACGACAGCCCCGTGACTGGCGAAAGCGTGCCGGTGGTCAAGACTTCCGGAGACCCTGTATTCGCCGGCAGCATCAACACCGACGGCACCCTGACCCTCCGGGTGGACAAGGCCGCGTCAGACAACACCATCGCGCGGATTATCCACATGGTCGAGGAGGCCGAAGGCAGCAAGGCCCCCACGGCCCGCTTCATCGACCGCTTCAGCCGGTACTACACGCCTGGGGTGGTCTTGGTCTCGGCCTTGGTCGCGCTCGTGCCGCCGCTCCTCTTCAGTGGGGCCTGGCACGACTGGCTCTACAAGGGCATCAGTCTCCTGCTCATCGGCTGCCCCTGCGCCCTCGTGCTCAGCGTGCCGGCGTCCATCACCAGTGCCATCAGCGCCGGCACCCGGCGCGGCCTGCTGATCAAGGGGGGCGGCGCCCTGGAAACCATCGGCACGGTCAAAACCGTGGCGTTTGACAAGACGGGCACCCTGACGGCAGGGAAACCACAGGTGACGGACGTGGTGGGGCTGGGCCGCACAGAGCATGAAGTCCTGCGCCTGGCTGGCGCCGTCGAAGCGGGCAGCAGTCACCCCCTGGCCAAGGCCATCACGGCGGCCGCCAGCCGGGCCGGCCTCACGCTGCCCACCGCCACCGACGCGCAGGCCCTGCCCGGCAAAGCAGTGAGCGCCACCGTGGAAGGCCGCCCCTTGAGTGTGTCGTCGCCCCGTCACGCGGCATCCCTGGCCCCGCTGAACGCCGAACTGCAGGCCACCATCACCCGTTTTGAGGAGCAGGGCCGCACGGCGGTGGTCCTGCTGGACGGATCTCTGCCCCTCGGGGTGCTGGCCATCCGTGACGAGCCGCGCCCAGATGCGCGCGCGGCCATCGCGGAACTGCGCCGTCTGGGGGTCCAGCCCGTCATGCTGACCGGGGATAACGCCCGCACCGGGCAGGCGATTGCCCGCGACCTGGGCCTGGACGTGCAGGCGGAACTGCTGCCGGAAGACAAGCTCCGCCTGATCGCTGGGTTCAAGGCTCAGGGTGGCGTGGCGATGGTCGGCGACGGCATCAACGACGCCCCCGCCCTGGCGCAGAGCGATGTGGGCATCGCCATGGGCGGCGGCACGGATGTGGCGCTGGAAACCGCCGACGCGGCGCTGCTGCAAGAACGGGTCTCGGGCGTGGCCGACCTGGTCAACCTCTCGCGGGCGACCATGGGCAACATCAAGGTCAATATCGCCTTTGCCCTGGGGCTCAAGGCCATCTTCCTGGTGACCACCCTCCTGGGCTACACGAATCTCTGGATGGCGATCCTCGCCGATACGGGCGCCACCGCGCTCGTGACTGCCAATGCCCTGCGACTGCTCGGCTGGAGCGCGCCTCGCCTCACCCTTACCCCAAAGCCGACGCCTCAGCATGCCTGA
- a CDS encoding CopD family protein, whose translation MSVLALTKLLMYLGSALLVGGMAARAWRLDGQPGGGWLAFGAALVSAGGLLQIGVTLLTLGYLTWPDVPVYLQQTVPGRAALTLLLGTALLLASALSRWPTWLSLLAAGTLLWGLGGLGHGATHGPSVRLLHAVHAGAMAVWLGGVLTLLSGPEERLPALRRFAPVATVCVVILGVTGVVATWEHAGGWPTLTTRYGQLLLLKLVFVVLALAAAGVLRRFLAQRKQVYSLLSLELVLLGLVVTLTASLSVTPTPAHGAVPTALLLG comes from the coding sequence ATGTCTGTTCTGGCACTGACGAAGTTGCTGATGTATCTGGGGTCTGCCCTCTTGGTGGGTGGGATGGCGGCGCGAGCCTGGCGGCTGGACGGCCAGCCCGGTGGCGGTTGGCTGGCATTCGGGGCGGCGCTGGTCTCGGCCGGTGGCCTGCTCCAGATTGGGGTCACCCTGTTGACGCTGGGCTACCTGACCTGGCCGGATGTGCCGGTCTATCTGCAGCAGACCGTGCCGGGCCGGGCCGCCCTGACACTGCTGCTGGGCACAGCGTTGCTGCTGGCCAGTGCCCTCTCCCGCTGGCCGACCTGGCTCAGTCTGTTGGCGGCCGGCACGCTGCTCTGGGGGCTGGGTGGGCTGGGCCACGGCGCCACCCACGGCCCCAGTGTGCGGCTTCTGCATGCGGTTCACGCCGGCGCGATGGCCGTGTGGTTGGGCGGTGTCCTGACCCTGCTGAGCGGGCCTGAGGAGCGCCTGCCCGCCTTGCGCCGCTTTGCACCCGTGGCAACGGTCTGTGTGGTGATCCTGGGCGTGACGGGCGTGGTCGCCACCTGGGAACACGCGGGTGGGTGGCCAACGCTGACCACCCGCTACGGCCAGCTGCTGCTCCTCAAACTGGTCTTCGTGGTCCTTGCCCTGGCGGCCGCTGGCGTTCTGCGGCGTTTCCTCGCTCAGCGGAAACAGGTCTACAGCCTCCTGTCGCTGGAGCTGGTGCTGCTGGGACTGGTCGTGACCCTCACTGCGTCTCTGTCCGTCACCCCAACACCCGCACACGGCGCCGTACCGACGGCCCTGCTTCTCGGGTAG
- a CDS encoding DUF305 domain-containing protein: MQRRVRRHGLIGWIGVAVLAVALSVGVAVAWPQRPSEASPEVTFARDMAAHHAQAVNMSVTLVKRAADPEIRLLAQDILLTQQAQIGQMQGWLMAWGRPLAGREAPMAGMNRSAMGMASAADEASLQTLPPRTAETRFLTLMRRHHQGGVEMATSALGTVRRPEVRAFAQRVVTAQRSEIQAIDALLAGRGVTPEPLPTHNMDMMNHE; encoded by the coding sequence ATGCAGCGGCGCGTACGACGACACGGTCTGATCGGCTGGATTGGCGTGGCTGTGCTGGCGGTGGCTTTGAGTGTTGGTGTGGCGGTAGCGTGGCCCCAGCGGCCATCTGAAGCGAGTCCAGAGGTGACGTTCGCGCGGGATATGGCCGCGCATCACGCTCAGGCTGTCAACATGAGCGTCACGCTGGTCAAACGCGCGGCTGATCCAGAGATCCGCTTGCTGGCGCAGGACATCCTGCTTACCCAACAGGCCCAGATCGGCCAGATGCAGGGCTGGCTGATGGCGTGGGGCCGCCCACTGGCCGGTCGTGAAGCGCCCATGGCCGGCATGAACCGCTCTGCGATGGGCATGGCGTCCGCAGCCGACGAGGCGTCCCTGCAGACACTGCCTCCCCGCACGGCCGAGACCCGCTTTCTAACCCTGATGCGCCGACACCATCAGGGCGGCGTCGAGATGGCCACGTCGGCCCTGGGCACCGTGCGTCGTCCAGAGGTGCGGGCCTTCGCCCAGCGGGTCGTCACGGCGCAGCGCTCTGAGATTCAGGCAATTGACGCCCTGCTGGCCGGGCGCGGCGTGACGCCTGAGCCGCTGCCCACCCACAACATGGACATGATGAATCATGAGTGA
- a CDS encoding ArsR/SmtB family transcription factor → MRTASQDDVCEVPCLHPEAVQLARTHQPEEGCIENAAAFLKLMADPTRLKILSALQTTELCVCDLAAVVGISESAVSHQLRLLRTGRIVTFRKDGRVAYYRLLDHHVTTTIRNALDHARE, encoded by the coding sequence ATGAGAACAGCCTCTCAGGACGACGTATGTGAAGTGCCTTGCCTGCATCCAGAGGCCGTCCAACTCGCCCGCACGCATCAACCCGAAGAGGGATGCATTGAGAACGCGGCCGCCTTCCTGAAACTGATGGCAGATCCGACTCGCCTGAAAATCCTCAGTGCGCTGCAAACCACCGAGCTGTGCGTGTGTGACCTGGCGGCCGTGGTCGGCATCAGCGAGAGTGCCGTCAGTCATCAGCTGCGCCTGTTGCGCACCGGCCGCATTGTCACCTTCCGCAAAGATGGCCGTGTCGCTTATTACCGCCTCCTGGATCACCATGTCACGACAACCATCCGCAATGCCCTGGACCACGCCCGCGAGTAG